From Coccinella septempunctata chromosome 4, icCocSept1.1, whole genome shotgun sequence, a single genomic window includes:
- the LOC123311676 gene encoding cell division control protein 2 homolog 3-like has translation MERYNLEAILGEGGFGRVYRARESGQEGQQRAVKEVRLNPEAVMGLFDHRNILPLIEMLVEPLRLYLVLLLCEEDLGTFLAREGPRRGPSSFFRVVRQIAVGLAECHRQSVVHRDLKPGNVLRQGARFMLADFGVAEQLTPCRPLLTELAGTPLYWSPKQLRREPYSTAVDLLALGLVAMDVATGRPCQTDGQATEHWASSPGGERQRELAQLHPSVVWFVEGLLMDEPSLRRSADQWEWPAVHLSTVVDLEKTPSPPSDGPWVTRLPPDLANRLRTVQNPSEWTRSLKRRVRALLPEGREGPRVRHRFRFPSATVRRLWVPPDGASCED, from the coding sequence ATGGAGCGATACAATTTAGAAGCCATTCTGGGGGAAGGCGGCTTTGGCCGCGTTTACCGCGCCAGGGAAAGTGGCCAGGAGGGTCAGCAGCGGGCAGTCAAGGAGGTCCGCCTGAACCCGGAAGCCGTCATGGGCCTCTTTGACCACCGCAACATTCTGCCGCTCATCGAGATGTTGGTGGAGCCCCTGCGCCTGTACCTGGTCTTGCTGTTATGTGAGGAGGATTTGGGGACCTTCCTCGCCCGCGAGGGTCCGAGGAGGGGCCCCTCATCCTTCTTCCGGGTGGTCCGCCAGATCGCTGTGGGCCTCGCAGAATGCCATCGGCAGAGCGTGGTCCACCGCGATCTGAAACCCGGTAACGTGCTGAGACAGGGGGCTCGGTTCATGCTAGCCGACTTTGGGGTGGCCGAGCAACTAACACCGTGCCGACCACTCCTAACAGAGTTGGCTGGCACTCCTCTGTATTGGAGCCCGAAACAACTCCGTCGGGAGCCATACAGCACCGCGGTGGACCTGTTGGCCTTAGGGCTCGTGGCCATGGACGTGGCCACGGGCCGGCCCTGCCAAACCGATGGCCAGGCTACGGAGCACTGGGCCTCTTCCCCAGGCGGAGAACGCCAGAGGGAGTTGGCCCAGCTGCATCCGTCCGTGGTCTGGTTCGTCGAAGGGCTGTTGATGGACGAGCCGTCCCTCCGCCGCTCCGCCGACCAGTGGGAGTGGCCGGCCGTTCATCTGTCCACCGTGGTGGACCTGGAGAAGACCCCGTCACCACCGTCCGATGGGCCGTGGGTGACCCGCCTACCACCGGACCTGGCAAACCGTCTCAGAACCGTCCAAAATCCCTCAGAATGGACGAGGAGTCTGAAGCGGAGGGTGCGGGCATTACTGCCAGAGGGTAGAGAAGGCCCCCGTGTTCGCCACCGCTTCAGATTCCCGTCCGCCACCGTGCGCCGTCTCTGGGTGCCGCCGGATGGTGCCTCCTGTGAGGATTGA
- the LOC123311675 gene encoding uncharacterized protein LOC123311675, with protein MYRQVKLDRENQPLHSILWRNTKDEPIQTYESTTVTYVLRDFYVDDLLSGADTIEEARHIQKEVTDLLKKGGFNIRKWKYNVLTESKSTVTLDDKNGPTKTLGITWTPREDNIQYLIKRNSEHRLTKRKILSEIATIFDPLGLLSPVIIQAKLLMQEIWKTNTSWDEPPPEHIRNTWKNFRNELPKLEEIQVQRWIHLRRGQPLEIHGFSDASLKAYGAAVYIKTTDTNGNTHVGLLASKSKVSPLKNTKTIPQLELCAALLLAKLIKRCVTALNHNNSKIFTWSDSQVVISWINADAGKWKMFVANRVREIPNLLGQGHWYYYRWKQYHLHSTINSSTIIVIIIVIVLLIVYFLKHRKQQQAPADAHESNRPVHPEEIELQPIYNDSRLGGQLQG; from the exons ATGTATAGGCAGGTGAAATTGGACAGAGAAAACCAGCCATTACACTCTATACTCTGGAGAAACACCAAAGATGAGCCAATTCAAACCTACGAATCAACCACTGTAACCTACG TGCTACGGGATTTCTACGTGGACGATCTTCTGAGTGGCGCTGACACCATTGAAGAAGCACGACATATACAAAAGGAAGTAACTGACCTACTCAAAAAGGGAGGATTCAATATAAGAAAGTGGAAATATAACGTACTGACCGAAAGCAAATCCACCGTCACGCTGGACGACAAAAATGGACCAACCAAGACGCTCGGTATAACATGGACTCCCAGAGAAGATAATATTCAGTATCTAATAAAACGAAACTCCGAACATCGGttaacaaaaagaaaaatcttATCAGAAATCGCCACAATCTTCGATCCTCTTGGATTATTATCTCCAGTCATTATACAGGCGAAACTGTTAAtgcaagaaatatggaaaaccaACACATCTTGGGATGAACCACCACCAGAGCACATCAGGAACACctggaaaaacttcagaaacgagcttccaaaattagaagaaattcAAGTTCAACGCTGGATTCACCTACGGCGTGGTCAACCCTTGGAAATACATGGATTCTCAGATGCATCCCTGAAAGCATATGGCGCTGCAGTATACATAAAAACAACAGACACAAATGGGAACACCCACGTAGGACTCCTGGCTTCCAAATCAAAAGTATCACcactaaaaaatacaaagacaATCCCGCAGTTAGAACTCTGCGCAGCCCTTCTTCTAGCCAAACTCATCAAACGCTGCGTTACGGCCCTGAATCacaacaattcaaaaatattcacatGGTCCGACTCTCAAGTAGTAATATCATGGATAAACGCTGACGCTGGAAAGTGGAAAATGTTCGTCGCAAACAGAGTTCGAGAAATTCCTAACCTGCTAGGTCAAGGTCACTGGTACTACTACCGTTGGAAACAATATCACTTGCATTCAACGATAAACTCCAGCACGATCATCGTAATAATCATTGTCATTGTTTTACTTATTGTTTACTTTTTAAAACATAGGAAACAACAACAAGCACCGGCTGATGCACACGAGAGCAATAGACCAGTTCATCCTGAGGAGATCGAGCTGCAGCCAATATACAATGACTCCAGACTAGGCGGCCAGCTCCAGGGATGA